The Candidatus Omnitrophota bacterium genome segment GAAGTAAATAAGGTAAGTATGGAAGATGTGCGTAAAATTGCCGCCGGAATATTTGATAATAAAAAAATAAACTTAGCTTTGATTGGCCCACTTGAGAAAAGCCAGCAAAATATCTACGCAAAGCTTAATTTAGGATAATAATGATAATATTTTTAATTTTACTGCTATTAGCTGTACTTTCATTCTTCTTTTCCTCTTCAGAAACTTCGATTATCGGGTTAAGCAAAATTAAACTGCGCCATATGATGCAAAAAGGGGTTAAGGGCGCTGCGAACATTCAGCGGCTTGTCTTAAAGTTAGACAAAGTAATCGCTGCGATACTTATCGGTAATAATATTGTTAACATTGCCGTCTCATCGATTGTAACGGGCGTATTCGTCCAGATTTATGGATACCGCTTGGGTGTTGTTGCTTCTACATTTATAACCACTTTGGTTTTGCTTATTTTCTGCGAGGTAACTCCCAAGATTCTTGCGGCTAAGCATGCAGAAAAGATGGCTCTTCTTACTGCGCCGTTAATGGAGATAGTTTTAGTAATCTTTAAGCCCTTGATCATATTTTTTATCGGTATCAGTAATTTTATCTTAAAGATTTTTGGTTTAAGCGTTACCAAGAAGTCTCCCTTGATTACCGAAGAAGAGTTAAAGACGATGATTGAAATGGGGCAGGAGGCGGGGGTTTTAAGCGAAGAGGAGCGTAAGATGCTCCACCGTATCTTTGAGTTTGGGGATACTAAGCTCATGGATATCATGGTGCCTAAAGAGAAAATTATTGCTGTAAATATTAATACTAACTCTGATGACTTATTGAATATCTTTGTGGAAGAGGGGCATGCTCGTCTTCCGGTATATAAGGAGACTAAAGATAATATCGTAGGCATAGTTTATGCCCAGGATTTACTCTATATATTGCGCGAAAAAGGCTTGTTTCTCTTGCAGGATTTGCTTCATGAAGCCTGTTTTGTCTCCAGCACAACGCGCGTAAATGACCTTTTAAGAAGATTTCAGGCAGAGAAGATGCAGATTGCTATTATCGTGGATAAAGATAAAAAAACATTGGGATTGGTAACTTTAGAAGATTTGATTGAAGAGATTGTTGGTGAGATAGAAGAAAAGCGCCATATAAGAAAGTCTGTTAAATAGTAAGATAAAGGGGGGAAGTTTTCCTTAAGGGAAACGTCCCCCCTTATCCATCATATTTTAAATAATTTGACATCAAAATTAAGCTATGTTAAAATTAATAACAGTCTAAATATGTATGCAACATAAAATAGGAGGAAACAAATGGCTGAAACAGGATATTGTGTAAAATGTAAAGGTAAGAAATCAATGAAAGATGAGCAGAAGGTAACTATGAAAAACGGCCGCGCCGCCATGAAAGGTAAATGCCCTGAATGCGGAACCGGAATGTATAAGATCTTAGGAAAAGCTAAGTAATTGTCTTTCTAGAATAGAGGTAAAAAAATAGACTCAAAAACTTTAGCGCAACGCATTGCCTGGGTTGCTAAATCCAAAAAAGCCGAAAATGTTGTAATTCTGGATGTTTCCAAGGTAGCCGGGTACTGTGACTATTTTGTTATTGCCAGCGGTACTTCGATAAGGCAGGCTACTGCGATTGCCCAGGCAATTCAGGATGATCTGGAATTAAAAAAGATAAAATCTCTCTCTAAGATTTCTCGAAACGATGAATCAGGGTGGATTGCTTTGGATTATGTTTCGGTAATCGCCCATTCGTTTTATGAACCGGTGAGAGATTTTTATTCTTTAGAGGGGCTTTGGTCTGACGCCAAGCGAGTTAGGTATAAGGCTCCTAAGAAATAACTTACCCCAATCTGTTGCAACCGTTTTAACCAAAATAATGCATAAAGCTGTTCAGGAAGAACTTATTGCCTTAGTTAGCCGCTGCTTGGGCTCCTTAGGCTGGCTTAAGGATAATAAAGAGGCAATCTCTCTTGATTTTCCCACGGATAACCGCTTTGGTGATTTTACCACCAATATTGCCTTAAAACTAAGTAAAGAATTAAAGAAACCACCCCGCGTAGTTGCTACGCAGTTAATCGAATCTATCCAAAAAGAAATAGAAAATACGGATTTAAAAAATTTAATTACCCAGGTAAAAGTGGAAGGAGCAGGGTTTGTAAACTTTTATCTTAAAGAGAATTATTTTTATGAATTACTGCGCCAGATAACTACTCAGGGTAAGGAGGCTCTTAGGCCGGATTTAGGCCATGGTAAGAAAACTTTGATTGAATTTGTCAGCGCAAATCCTACCGGTTGTTTATCCGTTGCCCACGCCCGCCAGGCAGCAGTGGGGGATTGTTTGGCTAATGTTTTGTCTTTTATCGGTTTTAATATCAGCCGGGAATATTATCTTAATGATGAAGGTAATCAGATCAATATTCTGGGCAAATCCGTGGGCTTGCGGCTTAAAGAATTAAAAGGCGAGGCAATTGAGTTTCCTGAAAACTATTATCAGGGAGATTACATTAAAGATATCGCACAAATTGCGATTGATCAGAAAATTAAAGATGAAGATCTGGGAGATTTTGCCGCTGAGCATATCTTAAAGATAATTAAACAGGAGTTGGCCGATTTTGGGGTTAAATTTGACTGCTGGTATTCACAGAAGGAGCTGGCTAAGAGCGGTAAGGTGCAGCAGGCATTTGACCAATTAAAGAAAAAAGGATTTTTGTATGAGCAGGACAGCGCGCTCTGGTTTCAATCTACTGCTTTTGGCGATGATAAAGACCGGGTAATTATTAAAAGTGATGGATCCCAGACGTATTTGGCTCCGGATATCGCCTATCATGAGGACAAATTTAACCGTGGATTTAGCTGGTTGATTAACCTTTGGGGCCCGGATCATCATGGTTATATCAATCGTATCAAGGCCTCCATTGAGGCGTTTGGACATAAGAAGGATGATTTATCCGTAGTTATTGTCCAGTTAGCCACTATTTTTAGAAATGGACAGGAGATTCAAATGTCCACGCGGCGTGGACAATATATTACCCTGCGGGAAGTTTTAGATGAAGTAGGGAAAGATGCTGCCAGATTTTTCTTTTTGATGCGCCGAACATCCAGCCACTTGGATTTTGATTTAGAGGTAGCCAAAAAACAATCTTCGGAGAATCCTGTATATTATGTCCAATATGCGCATGCCCGAATTTGCAGTATATTGCGCAGTAGCACGGTTGAGATTAAGGATGATTTAGATCTAACTGTGCTTAAGGAGAAAGAAGAGCTGACACTTATCAAGAAGTTACTAGAGTTTGAGGCAACCCTGAATGTTTGTTTAGTTACTTGCGATCCGTATATGCTTACAGTCTACCTTCAGGAACTTTCGGAAACTTTCCATAAATTTTACGATTTACACAGGGTTCTAGGCCAGGATGATGTATTAACGAGCGCCCGGCTTACCTTAATAAAAGGAGCAAAGATTGTTTTAGCCTGTGGATTAGAGCTGTTAGGTATTGCTCAACCTGAGAAAATGTAATGTCCTCACATAAAATCTTAAAGATTGCCACCCCGCATGTATCTTTGCAAAATCAGCTTTCTAAAGAATTAGGTATATCTAAAATATTGGCCCAAATATTAATTAACCGTAAGATAACCAGCGTTACCGCTGCGGAAAAATTCCTAAAATCCTCAATTGGCGATTTATTCAGTCCGCATTTATTCTCGGATATGCCTAAGGCAATCAGCCTGGTGAAGAAGGCGCAAGAAAACAAAGAAAAAATAATGGTCTTTGGCGACTATGATGTGGACGGCATAACTAGCACGGTTTTACTCAAAAGCGCGCTTGAATCAATAGGCCTTGAAGTTTTGCATCATATCCCGCATCGGATTACCGAAGGTTATGGTTTAAATAAAGAAATTATTAATTTTGCTAAAGAAAAACAGGTCAAGCTTATGGTTACTGCTGACTGCGGGATTGTTAATCATGAAGAAATTCAAGGCCTAAGGCAGGCAAATATCGATGTAATTATTACCGACCACCACGAGCCGCAGGATTCAAGTTTGCCTGCGGCAAGTTGCATTATTAATCCAAAAGTGAAACATTCAGGTTATCCCTATAGGGATCTGGCCGGAGTGGGAGTGGCTTATAAATTTGCTCAAGCAATTACCGATTCCCTATTAATGGATGATTTAGATTTGGTTACTTTGGGCACAATTGCCGATAGCGTGCCGCTAACCGGGGAAAATAGGATCATTGCCAAGGAAGGCTTATTGAGGTTGCCGCAAACCAAAAGATTTGGCCTGCGGGCGATTATTGAAAACGCAGGAATTGAAAACAAAAAATTTAATTCTACCTATGTAGGTTTTATAATTGCTCCTCGATTGAATGCTCCCGGAAGAATGGCTAATGCCGAGGTATCCTTAAAACTGTTGATGAGCCAGAGTGCTGTTGAGGCGCAAGGTTTGGCCAAGGAATTAGAAAAATTTAACCGTGAGCGCCAGAAAGTAGAAGGAAAAATTATAGAAGAAGCAGAGGAGATAATTAACCATCAGGTTAATTTTAAGGATCATAAGGTAATTGTGATTGCCAAAGAAGATTGGCATCAGGGTGTTTTAGGGATTGTGGCTTCAAAGTTAGCGGATAGATTCTATCGTCCTGCGATAGTTATTTCGATTAATGAAAATTTATGCAAGGGCTCAGCGCGTTCAATTCAGAATTTTCATCTTTTTGATGCGTTGATGGATTCTAAGGAGTTATTAGATAGCTTCGGCGGACATGCCCATGCCGCAGGCTTGCTCATTACTAAAGATAATATTGATGAGTTCAGGAAGAGTATCAATAAATTGGCTAGCGACAGGCTGACTTTAGAGGATTTACTTCCCAGCCGGGATGTTGATTTAGAGCTTAATTTTGCGGATTTAAATGAGGGATTGGTTAGGGAGTTAGAGCGCTTAGAGCCATTTGGTATGGATAATCCTGAGCCTTTATTTTATTCGCGCGCGCTTAAGTTAAAAGGAGAAGTGCAGCTGCTAAACCGCGGGACTTTAAAGTTTTGGGCAACTGATGGAGTCACTACAAGGCAAGTGATTGCTTTTGGGATGAGTAGTTTAAGAGAAAGCTTGTTAGCTGCAGCTTCTTTTGACTTAATCTATACGCCAAAAATTGACAGCTGGCGTCAGGAAGAATCACTGATTCTTGAAGCTAAAGATATATTTTTTAAGTAGTGGGGCGAGGTTTTCTGGGAACCGCTTTTTTGAAATCACCCTTTTTGATGCACTTGGCGCAGATATAGACCTTCTTGGTCGTACCATTAACCACTATATGCACAGTTTGCAGATTTACCTTAAATTTACGCTTGGACCAACGGGCAATCTTAGAACCTGTTCCGCCTTTAGCCTTATACTGCCCTTTTCTGGATAAAACTTTACCGGTAAGTGCCACTTTTTTACAGATTACGCATTCTTTAAGCATTTTAAAAGCTCCTTTTGTGTACGGACATAACACCGGCGCAATTCCATTCTGCGCCGGGTGTCTAAGTTAGATAAGTATACTTGAAATACCAGTATTGTCAAGATAGAATATAGGTGTCATCCTAAGGCATAATAGGCGCCGTCATTCTGAGCCCGCCAACGGTTTAGTGGCGGGCAAGCTGCCTGCCGAGCCACCTCGCCGTGCTCACTTACGTTGCGCGCGGCAAGGGCTCCGTCTCGACAGTCACCCGCTAATATACATTAAGGTAATTGTTTAATACATTGGTCGCATTTTGGGCACAGGTGAAAAAGTAACATTTTTAACTAGTTGTAAAATAACAGATAAAAGTCAATTGGGTTAGAACGAGGTGCTTTACAAATTGGAATTCCGTTGACACAATACTTAATTATCCGGAGCGGAGTTAAAATTAAGTCATGTATCCCCGTGATTTATTGGGAATTTTAAAATTATACACGGGTTGTCGTGACAGTATTTTAGTTTAAAAGGAGGTAATATGATAAAGGAAGCAAAAGAAATTATCGAATTCCGGGGACACAATACTTAATTAATTCTTTTGGAATAAACAAGCGATGTGTTCTTAGAATTTCAACTTTAGAATTGACTTTTATATGCTCCAGAGGTATCATCAATTCATATTAATAAAAGGAGGCATCATGAAAAAAATAAGCTTTTTGTTCTTGAGTATTTTATTTTTATCTGGTTGTTCGACAGCAGGTTCCCATTTGAATTCAGTTAAATTAGATGCGGGTGATAGAGTAACAGTTGGTAAAGTCCAACGTGAGATTCGCATCGGAATGCCATCTGCTCAAGTTATCGAGGTATTGGGATCGCCTAATATTGTATCAACTGATGAAAATAGGTTGGAAGTTTGGGTTTATGATAAAATCGCTACAGATGTTTCTTATTCGAATAGCAATGGTGGTGTTTGGTTGATACTTGCATCTGTTGGTGGTAATTCAGGAGCAACCTCTACTTCACAAAGAACCCTGACTGTAGTTATAAAATTCGACGCAGATAAAAAAGTTCGTGATTTTGCTTATCATTCATCAAGTTTCTAGAATATAATTTATAGCGAGAAGATTAGAATAATGCCTACTTTTTTGAAACGGATTAGCGCTATTTTCTTATGTTTAGGTATAGTTGGTTGTGTAAGTATCCCAACAGGATTTCTAAAACCAAACGAAGGATATTTACAAAAAAGAGAATTGCAGATGCGGCAATATGATACAACTGATCAGGAAAAAATTATAACTTCCGTTGCCGGAGTTTTGCAAGATTTGAGTTTTACTTTGGATGCAAGCGAGACGCAGGTTGGCTTTGTAGCAGCTTCAAAAAAAGCTGACGCAACGAACGCAGGCCAAGTTTTTCTTGTAGCTTTGCTGGGTGGTGCTAATGCTGTTCAACAATGTGATAAATCTCAAGTTATAAAAGCTTCAGTTATTACTAAATCCACTTCAGATGGTAAAAAGACTGTCGTCCGGGTTACATTCCAGAGAATTGTTTGGAATATGGCTGGTCAAATCAACAGGGTAGAAACTCTTAGCGATCCGGCAATGTATCAAAAGTTTTATGATAGTTTATCTAAGGCAATATTCTTGGAGGCTCAGAAAATATGAGGAAATTAAAAAAATATTTCGGTACCCTTTTGATTTTATTTCTAATTATTACCCTGTCTGGATGTGCTACTCCTGCTGTAAATGCTCTTGAAAGTAGCCAAAGCCAGGTAAAATTAAGAAGTATTCAGACAAGAGCTTTTGATACGACGGATAAGAAGAAAATGATGCAAACAGTAATAAGTACGATGCAAGATTTAGATTTTGTTATTGATAAGGCCGATCTTATGCTTGGTTCTGTTACTGGTTCTAAGTTTCTTGGGCAGGCGGTTGTAACTATGAGTGTAACTGTAAGGCCTAGAGGTGAAAAGCAACTATTAGTAAGAGCAAATGCTCAATACGGCGTTAACTCTGTAGAAGATCCTGCAACTTATCAAGATTTCTTTACTGCTTTGGAAAAAGCTATATTCTTGACTGCACAGCAAGTAGATTAAGGATTATAGTTAAATAGGAATATATTATTTAATTATAGATCTTAGGGCTGGATTTACCGTTCAGCCCTTTTTGTTTACAATTATTTAAACGGAGTGGTATAATTTAAAAAGAGCAATTATTAAAGAAGGTAGGAGGTAAGCGATGAAGAAATTGGCAGTGGTTATTTTTATTTTGGTTTTAGGTGTAATGGTGACCCCTGTAGTTTGCCAAGCAGAGACTAAAACGGAAGTAACTTATGATCAAGAGAAGGATTGGTATCAAGATTTTTTTGCCAAGCATCTGTTAGAGTCCGAGCGGGTAGATGCTAAAGTAAGAATGGTTTCGGACGGATTTTTTGGTATCAGGGATGATGAAAATGGCTCTATTGCGGCTACCTTTATTCTTCCTGTTGAAGGCACCTTTAGCGGGCCTCTTGATCATCACGCCCACTCAAAGTTTACAATAAAAAATATAGAGCCGGATGGAGTTACTATACAATACGAAAGTAGTTTTAACCACAGGTCCTTCGGCAAAGACTTAATTACCACGGATATTGGGACTGTTAAGATTAAATATAAGGCTGAAAGGGGAAAGTGATTTTACTTTATAAAGCTAAGCAATGATTCTATAAATAATGGAAATGTTTCTATTTTTATTATGTGTCACTGGGAATTTATAGTAGGAGGCAGGTTGTGAAGAAATTAGCTGGGATTATTTATGTTTTGGTTTTTTGTATAATGGTAACTCCTATAGTTTGTCTGGCAGGTATCAATGACGAACTATGTGAAGCGGTAAGAAACAAAAATATTCAAAAAGTCAATGAATTGATATCTAAAGGCGCTGATGTGAATGCTAAGGACTCTCATGGTATGACACCATTGATGTACGCTGCCGGGTATTATGGCAAAGCTGAAACTATGAAACCTGATGGTTCGCTAGTGATGTTTGCTGTAACTTTTGGTCAATCCGAAACCGTGAAGCTTTTATTAGATAAAGGTGCAGATGTTAATGTAAGGAATTCTGAAGGTATGACACCATTGATGTACGCTGCTGGGCGTTTTGTCGAAATTGAAACCGTAAAGCTCTTACTAAATAAAGGCGTAGATGTTAATGTTAAAGCCAATGACGGTAGGACAGTTTTATCAATAGTTGAATCATCAAGCAATATAAAAAGCGATATCAAGAAAGAGATAGTTGAATTACTTAGAAAGGCTGGGGCCAGGTAATGAACCGGGAGGCAAGATGAGCGTGATTACTTTGATTATGAGCACCTCACTTACTACTATTTTAATTTCTGTGATTGGCATAATAGTCGGCCTGTTTGTTTTCTTTAAGCCGGAGCTGATGATCGAGACTCAAAAGAAATTTTATGCTAAAATCAATTGGCGCATTGAGCCTATCTCTATGCAAAAGGAAATCCGCAATACTAGGTTAATGGGGATATCCTTGGTTACTGTAGCCACGGTAACAATAATATACTTTTTTATAAGCCTTGCTAAATGTAAGTCTTGTTGAAAAATAAGGGGACAGTTCTATTTCTGAATGGCTGAATATATTTGCCCACATTGCAAGAAACCGGTTTATGATGATGAGGCGCTGCTTTGTCTTTTTTGTGGAGAGAGTCTTAATCGCAATATCGGTTTTATGGGTAAGCTCAGGTACCCTAAGCCGCGAATAATTCTTATAGTTATAATAATAGCAGTTTTAGTTGGTTTTATAATATTGATGGCTGAGTAGTATTTGGCGGCATTAGAATCAGGTAGCATATCCCCGAAGTTAGGCTCACTGTAGTGTTAGTAAATAAATAAGAAAATAATTTGTTAGATTCTGCCTCCTTCTGCGTCTATTGGCTTAGAAAGGAGATTGATATGCCTAAAACAATTGCTGCAGAAGTTATCGCTACAAGGATTTTAGAAATAAGAAATAGAAAAGTAATGCTGGATTATGATTTAGCTAAGCTTTATGGGGTTTCGACTAAAGTTTTAAATCAGGCTGTGAAGAGGAACATAAAGAGGTTCCCGGATGATTTTATGTTTAAGTTGACAGATAAAGAGAAAAAAGAGGTGGTCACAATTTGTGACCACCTGTGATTTCTGAAATTTTCTTATCAGTTGCCACATGTATTCACTGAGCAAGGAGTGGCTATGCTCTCTAGTGTTTTAAATAGCGAAAGAGCTATTCAGGTTAATATTTGGATTATGCGCGCATTTGTCAAATTGAGAGAAATTCTTCTAACTCATAAAGAACTAGCAGCAAAAATAAATGTACTAGAGAGAAAATATCTCAAACATGATGAAACTATAAAAACAATCTTTGAAGCGATTAAGCAACTTTTAGAGCCTCCACTGATACAAGAGAAAAAGATAATTGGGTTTCGAGTTGAAAAATAGTCTGTCATGAGTTTGCTTGGCTTTAGCTATCTACATGGGGCTCGACTTAATCATTTGCCCTTTTTGTTTACAATACTGTGATTGGGGTGGTATAATTTATGTATATAGATAATGATACCGTGTATATTTTATTATGAATAACAGAATTGAACGAGATCTTGGGGAGCAACCGCTTGCGAAAATTATGGCTGAACATGAGTTTAAGCCTCATGATTTGGTGAGTAATTCAACTGAGCAGCTTACGCATAAGATGGTCAGCCGTGCGTGCAAAGGAAGGCGTTTGAATTTAAAGATTCAATATCGGTTGCTTAATGCTTTGAACAAGGCTGCGGGTAAAGAGTATGCATTAAAGGATATTTTTAATTATTGAAATAGAGGGAACGGTTCTATTTTAGTTGTTCTTTGAGATTATCGACGCGCTTAAAACAGAATTTTGCGGATGGGTAAGCGTGCTTAAGAGATGATATCCTGTAATTAAGGTCTGTGGCGTATAAATCACCAATAAATCCTACGCCAACAAATAGGGTGGAGGCAATGTTTAAGCCATTCCATCCGGCATTAAATAGATGGCCACCAGCACCCTTACGGGCAGACCAATAGTCTCTGACAACAATAAGCGTGCTGTAGTAAGTGGTTGCGGTAGCAGGTGGGAGGAGTAAGTTTTTAATTGTATATTTGTCACAGAGCAGATGTTCTTTTGGCGTTTTACTGGAATATTGAGATTCAGGATGGCCTAGTTCGTGGGCAAAAAGGCAGGCCATAATTTCTTTGTTATATTTGGGGTAATAAAATTCCCAAACATATTTAACAAAATATTCGGGAATTAAAATTACAACATTATTGCCTTTTTGTTGACTCTGTGGTATTCCTGCAGGCTTGGTTTGGTTGTCTTTGACAATTCGGTAAGAATAGTAGTTTTTATATTTAAGCGGCACCTTTGTTATCATTTGGTTCCACACATCATTTAGGTTTTTTTCGTAGCCAGCAGGCAGGCTATAATATTTGGAAGAGAAATTTACCGTAGCACAACCAGATAATAGCGGGATAAGTAATAAGGCAAGTATTAGTTTCTTCATAAGGAAAGTATAAGAGTAAAAATTTAAAAAGTCAACAATCAGCTGTAGGAGGGAAAGGATGCAAGTAGAAATTTTTGCTTTATGTGACGCAGCAACCGCAGATTTTGGTAAACTGAGCATGTTGGGAGCTTTTGATTCAATCTGGGTAACTCAAACTCCGGCAGTACATCCACAATGCGCAATTGCATTGAGAGCGCGATTTGAGCGCATTGAACGGGGAGACCATAAAGTTATAGTCCATTTTGTGGATATGGATGGGAAAAACGTTATCGCTCCTGCAGAAGGTGTTATAACCATAAATTTCCCCGAAGATCAAAGTTCTAATTCAGCCAATCTGATTCTGAATATTCAAGGATTAAAGCTGGAGAGGATGGGAGAGTATTCAATTGATTTAGCCATCGATGGCCAACAGAAAGCGTCATTGCCACTTTTTGTAAAGGAACGCAAATAAAATATGAAGATCAGAGAGAGTGGTATGCCTGAGCGCCAGATGTGGGAAAAGTTTTTTAATCCTGCAAAGATTCTGGATACGCTTGGTATAAATAACCGGATAGTTGATGTAGCAGAGTTCGGTTGTGGCTATGGTACATTTACAATTCCGGCCGCAAAAGTTATTACAGGAAAAATATTCGCGTTAGATATCGAGCCGGATATGATCCGGATTACTGAAGAAGAAGCTAAAAAGTACGGTTTGAGTAATGTCAGAACCTTTATGCGTGATTTTATGGCTGATGGTTCTGGCCTGCCTGATGGAAGTATTGATTATGCGATGCTTTTTAATATTCTTCACCTTGAGAAACCAATGTTTCTTATTAATGAGACAAAACGGATTCTAAGAGATGGGGGTAAGTTAGGAATTATTCATTGGAATTATGACTCAACTACGCCGCGTGGTCCTGCAATGGATATTCGTCCTAAACCGGAAGACTGCATAAAGTGGGCTCAAAGTGCCGGGTTCAATGGGGCTGTCCAATACGATTTAAAACCGTATCATTATGGTATTGTTTTAACAAAGACAGGACTGTAAAATTGGCATTATTATCTTAACTAATATAATAGTGGACGGAACTAGATTGATTATATTTAGAATAGTTTTGTTATTAGTAATAGGTTCAGGCTTTCAAAGTTGCGCTTTTGCTCAAGATAAAGTCAGCCTGCAAGATAATGCAATTGGCTCGACATTTAAGACTTTAGCAAAGAGTTTTGTAGTGGTAATGGATATCGATAAATTTAAAAAAGATAACATTAGCCAAATAAATAAATTAAGGCCGGATAAGTATAAAAGAAAATACGCCAAAGTTTATGAGGTGATAAAAGAGTTGCCTCATGGCACTATAGCAAAATATGGAATTGTTGAGGATATGCCAAGGGAACAGTTAATCAAAGATATAGAATCACTTGATAAGAGACAGATTTATGAGGCGATTGATTTAATTCCCAATACTATTATCGCAAAAGAATTCAAAAAATATCTTGTTCGCAAGAAACAGGGAATCCAAGAAAGTAACTTAGTCAAAGAGGTTAATGCGTTTTGGAATAAGATATTGGGTAAAGTTCATGGGCCAATGTTAAAAACATAAAATATCTACTTAAAAGGGATTAAAATGTCTGAATACTATACGCCAAAAAGAGAAAAGAATCTATATGACCCTAAAAGCAAAGAACCGTTTAAACTTAGCCGCTCTAAGATCGAGCTTTTCATACAATGCCCGCGCTGCTTTTACCTTGACCGCAGGCTGGGGGTGGGTGCGCCGCCAAGTTTTCCATATACTTTAAACAGTGCGGTGGATATATTGCTTAAGAAAGAGTTTGATCTATTACGTAAAAATGGGACTGCGCATCCATTAATGACGAAATACGGGGTTGATGCGTTTCCAGCCCATCTTGTGCAACTTGAAGAGTGGAGAAATAATTTTAAAGGCGTGCAGGTGCTGGATAAGCCGACGAATTTACTAGTTTTTGGTGCAATCGATGATTTATGGCGCAATAGTAAAGGTGAATATATGGTTGTGGATTATAAATCTACCAGTAAGCCTGAAGAAATTAATGCTTTGGATAAAGAATGGCATGGTGGATACAAGCGGCAGATGGAAATTTAC includes the following:
- a CDS encoding hemolysin family protein, whose product is MIIFLILLLLAVLSFFFSSSETSIIGLSKIKLRHMMQKGVKGAANIQRLVLKLDKVIAAILIGNNIVNIAVSSIVTGVFVQIYGYRLGVVASTFITTLVLLIFCEVTPKILAAKHAEKMALLTAPLMEIVLVIFKPLIIFFIGISNFILKIFGLSVTKKSPLITEEELKTMIEMGQEAGVLSEEERKMLHRIFEFGDTKLMDIMVPKEKIIAVNINTNSDDLLNIFVEEGHARLPVYKETKDNIVGIVYAQDLLYILREKGLFLLQDLLHEACFVSSTTRVNDLLRRFQAEKMQIAIIVDKDKKTLGLVTLEDLIEEIVGEIEEKRHIRKSVK
- a CDS encoding DUF5679 domain-containing protein yields the protein MAETGYCVKCKGKKSMKDEQKVTMKNGRAAMKGKCPECGTGMYKILGKAK
- the argS gene encoding arginine--tRNA ligase gives rise to the protein MHKAVQEELIALVSRCLGSLGWLKDNKEAISLDFPTDNRFGDFTTNIALKLSKELKKPPRVVATQLIESIQKEIENTDLKNLITQVKVEGAGFVNFYLKENYFYELLRQITTQGKEALRPDLGHGKKTLIEFVSANPTGCLSVAHARQAAVGDCLANVLSFIGFNISREYYLNDEGNQINILGKSVGLRLKELKGEAIEFPENYYQGDYIKDIAQIAIDQKIKDEDLGDFAAEHILKIIKQELADFGVKFDCWYSQKELAKSGKVQQAFDQLKKKGFLYEQDSALWFQSTAFGDDKDRVIIKSDGSQTYLAPDIAYHEDKFNRGFSWLINLWGPDHHGYINRIKASIEAFGHKKDDLSVVIVQLATIFRNGQEIQMSTRRGQYITLREVLDEVGKDAARFFFLMRRTSSHLDFDLEVAKKQSSENPVYYVQYAHARICSILRSSTVEIKDDLDLTVLKEKEELTLIKKLLEFEATLNVCLVTCDPYMLTVYLQELSETFHKFYDLHRVLGQDDVLTSARLTLIKGAKIVLACGLELLGIAQPEKM
- the recJ gene encoding single-stranded-DNA-specific exonuclease RecJ, with amino-acid sequence MSSHKILKIATPHVSLQNQLSKELGISKILAQILINRKITSVTAAEKFLKSSIGDLFSPHLFSDMPKAISLVKKAQENKEKIMVFGDYDVDGITSTVLLKSALESIGLEVLHHIPHRITEGYGLNKEIINFAKEKQVKLMVTADCGIVNHEEIQGLRQANIDVIITDHHEPQDSSLPAASCIINPKVKHSGYPYRDLAGVGVAYKFAQAITDSLLMDDLDLVTLGTIADSVPLTGENRIIAKEGLLRLPQTKRFGLRAIIENAGIENKKFNSTYVGFIIAPRLNAPGRMANAEVSLKLLMSQSAVEAQGLAKELEKFNRERQKVEGKIIEEAEEIINHQVNFKDHKVIVIAKEDWHQGVLGIVASKLADRFYRPAIVISINENLCKGSARSIQNFHLFDALMDSKELLDSFGGHAHAAGLLITKDNIDEFRKSINKLASDRLTLEDLLPSRDVDLELNFADLNEGLVRELERLEPFGMDNPEPLFYSRALKLKGEVQLLNRGTLKFWATDGVTTRQVIAFGMSSLRESLLAAASFDLIYTPKIDSWRQEESLILEAKDIFFK
- a CDS encoding L28 family ribosomal protein — encoded protein: MLKECVICKKVALTGKVLSRKGQYKAKGGTGSKIARWSKRKFKVNLQTVHIVVNGTTKKVYICAKCIKKGDFKKAVPRKPRPTT
- a CDS encoding ankyrin repeat domain-containing protein — protein: MKKLAGIIYVLVFCIMVTPIVCLAGINDELCEAVRNKNIQKVNELISKGADVNAKDSHGMTPLMYAAGYYGKAETMKPDGSLVMFAVTFGQSETVKLLLDKGADVNVRNSEGMTPLMYAAGRFVEIETVKLLLNKGVDVNVKANDGRTVLSIVESSSNIKSDIKKEIVELLRKAGAR
- a CDS encoding class I SAM-dependent methyltransferase, producing the protein MKIRESGMPERQMWEKFFNPAKILDTLGINNRIVDVAEFGCGYGTFTIPAAKVITGKIFALDIEPDMIRITEEEAKKYGLSNVRTFMRDFMADGSGLPDGSIDYAMLFNILHLEKPMFLINETKRILRDGGKLGIIHWNYDSTTPRGPAMDIRPKPEDCIKWAQSAGFNGAVQYDLKPYHYGIVLTKTGL
- a CDS encoding PD-(D/E)XK nuclease family protein; translation: MSEYYTPKREKNLYDPKSKEPFKLSRSKIELFIQCPRCFYLDRRLGVGAPPSFPYTLNSAVDILLKKEFDLLRKNGTAHPLMTKYGVDAFPAHLVQLEEWRNNFKGVQVLDKPTNLLVFGAIDDLWRNSKGEYMVVDYKSTSKPEEINALDKEWHGGYKRQMEIYQWLLRGNGFNVIDTGYFVYCNGNTALEKFDGRLEFNLTLIPYEGDDSWVSGTIKEIHKCLNSNTIPLSAQNCDMCAYRKAVSEVSGDKT